TTGAAAAGCAATTTAACTCTATACTTACgaattcacaccggagaaaaacttttttcatatgaaaaatgtaataaaacatttacaaaaattcacaaaaactaATTCATACtagagaaaaacctttttcatgtgaagattgtgataaatcatttactcagAAAGTCAATTCGATACAAACGAATTCACAAGAGGGAGAAACGTTTTGCATgtgaaatttatgataaaacatTTGGCTGTAAaagccatttaaaaaaacacaaacgaATTCACActgaagaaaaaacttttccatgTGAAGACAAGCGAATTTTAATTTACGTAATACTGTATATTAAAACGATCATAAATAAACTTGATTTACCCACTCCAACCTATTTATTTGATTGGGAACATTGCAATAACATATCTGTGAAGTGTTctgaaaaattatggaaaatgtTTGTTCAGTCACTAGTTGTTAGACTAAGCTAATAAAGTCATACAACAACAGCAATTTCCAGCCTAGTCAAGGGCACCTGAGCTAACTAGCAGATTGTTACTGTGTGCAATGTGTCAAAATAAGATACAGAGTACTTTTTCGTCCTGTAAGACCGAATAAAACGAGCATCAAAAGACCTCTGGGAGTTCCATCTACGAACTGTAAACTGCTTCTCAATGAGGGTTTCTTAAAAAAGGCTAATCTTAGATGGAAGGAGGAACGCATTTGTTGTACTACAAGGCAGATATGGTCTTTAGGAGTTTCGAAGATTTTCATATCCTTTCAAAGAGCCTCTATAAGCAAAATCTGCGAATATTACAAGACACTGGCTAGGCAACAACTACGTTGAACGACCGATCTTACCAGTGTACTAcgattattgcaggagctgtgGGGGGGGGAGGAAACGGTGTCTCATCTTCCCTGTCACTGTctagctcttgccatgaggagatgaacTCACTCTGACGACTTCTCAGACCTGAAATTCGTTGACGTCAAAACACTGCTGATGTGTTATAAAACTGCTTCACAACGGATCCTATCGTCTAAGTGAGTATCACGCTAGAACAGCTACTCTAACCTAAGAGCGAATAAAtagtaattacatattttattttacataatactgTATATTAATACGATCATAAAAAAGCTATAAATCTTGttcgtaaatattaattattataaacgttCAACCGCAATAGCAATACCCATTCCACCGCCAATACACAACGATGCTACACCTTTCTTAGCATTTCGCTGTTCTAACGCATATAATAACGTAACTAATACTCTGTTGCCGGAAGCGCCGATTGGATGACCTAATGAAATTGCACCAccattaacattaattttttctggCGATACACCCAATTCTCTTTGTACTGCTATTGCTTGTGCTGCGAATGCTTCATTTAATTCGTACAAATCAACATCATCTTTCGACCAATTTGCCTTTttcaactgaaaataaaaatggtttcatTATAATTTGTAGTAGAATTTTGACATGAATAGGAATCAatctgataaattttattacttatcataataataatacataagaggAGTATAACAAATGGATtcctagcacctagaccaaaGGGTTCTCTGTGCCCTTCTTGAGAACAAACTATCAGTAGAAGGCGAGACGTCTCAAGATAAGAGCTGCTATTTTAAGTAGATAAAGCTGTAGGATTTTGTCGAGGCCAAACGATACACACAAAGCTACCAGATTTTCCGCCAGGAATTCTCCACACGCCACGCGATAAATCCACAACATCTACATGGGGATTTCTCCATGGGAGAAATGATAAATCAAGGTTTCGGATCCAAAAATTCTAAACCTGACGCCCTGTAGGTTTCTGCAAGTGCAAACAACATGTATGGATTTTTCATCGTCCTCTGTAAAGGCCCTACAAGTGGGGTCATCAGAGATccccatgttatgaaggtggtagttcaatcgacagtTTAGAATGTTTGGGTCCGAAACCTTGGATTCACGGCAGAAATCCCAGCCATGAAGCTGTGGTGTCTGGCCTCAACAGTATGAAACCGCTTCATTTGCTTAAAATATAATCTGTTACCCGGAGACGCGCGCCTTCGAATCAAGGAGGGCGCAGGAGGACCACTTGGTCTAGGTGCTAAGGACCCATTTGCGGTACGCCAtacttatgtattattattattattattatccctAGTTATCCCTTAAAACATGGATTTACGTAAGTATGTTCCTATAATAAATACTAACCACTAAGTTGACAGCAGTAATTGGTCCTAAGCCCATGACTAATGGTTCTATACCAGTTTGGGCTACAGCAACAATTCTTGCTAATGGTTTGATATTTCGCCTTTCTGCTTCTTGTAATGACATAAGGCACACAGCTGACGCTCCATCATTAATTCCAGACGCATTGCCAGGTGTTACAGTTCCatcctaaattttttaaataaatttcatcataattatttgtACAGGGTGCAGAAAAAAAGATGCACtcttcatatatttttgaatttatatagcTAGTGCCCCTTTTTATGCACAAAACGTTTATGCTACTTACcgttttaaaaattggtttaagtTTTGCTAAACCTTCTAATGTTGTGTCAGGTTTTGGGAATTCATCATTTGtaacgattattttatttttcttatctgGAACTTCAACAGGCACGAtttctttcgaaaataattttttttcatatgataattttgttcttcGTTGTGATTCTACTGCCAACTCATCTTGATCTGCTCTggatatgttatattttttagcCACTTCCTCAgcttaaacataaaatatcacATTTCACAACCGAAATTCAACAATTGATCAATCACTAAAGAAGGAAATGAGCATCTTATTTGGAGTCATGGATAAGTATCAGGCTCGTTCACAGGAATCATACAAGGGGGAGGAGTggtattcaaacttttgttcatgGTTTACGGtcaatcaataaaaacaagaatctCTATTTTTTCGAATAAGAGAACATTTTAGTAGGTAAAAAtgttaactattttttaataagttaattCTGCGTGAcacagaaaaaacttttccaaaactctgtataaaccaaataaatttaaactaaaaatatagttCTGTAAATGAAGCCATTTATGAAATGCATTTTCCACTAACTAGCTAGATAGCTGTTCGCtcaacttttgaaaaatagtcttcaattttgcacgatgaTTTCCGTGAAATCTGGGTCGACAAAGTCTCCCTTGGATGATTCCTTGCGCACAATCCTGCTCCCAAACGGTCAcgcatttcaaaaattttctaatgaataaatgttttattaattaattaaaatgttagaGGAGCAGCCTTTTAATatacagtttataaaaatttactaaggATATGTTATTTAAGGCACCTAGATACAATTGTCCCGATTGCaccctcaaaaaaaaaaaaaataaataaataaatagattaccAGTAACACCCATGTGTACACCATGAAACGCATCCGTAAGTCCATCTTCTAATAAACTATCCGTTAAAGTTCCTTGCCCTAATTTAATACCAGTCCGTAATAATATCGTATGTTGACTCATAGTCATAGATTCTTGCCCAACACTTACTATAATGTTTCCCTCACCACTTTTGATTGCTTGATATCCAAGTATAACAGATctaaaaatggaaaaagaaaatttattcagtGGCGGATTAAGGCTTATAGGCCCGTGAGACCTGGGCCTGGGtcgaaaaaatttaaggaaTGCCGAAAAGTTTAGGTTAAATTGTTgatgttgattttaaaatttgtat
This genomic interval from Chrysoperla carnea chromosome 1, inChrCarn1.1, whole genome shotgun sequence contains the following:
- the LOC123305660 gene encoding acetyl-CoA acetyltransferase, cytosolic, which codes for MTDVVIVSACRTPIGNFGGAFSGVRAHELGAVVIKEVINRAGVPAQDVSEVIVGQTLTAGQGQNTARQAVLKAGFPIETPAYCVNMLCGSGLKSVILGYQAIKSGEGNIIVSVGQESMTMSQHTILLRTGIKLGQGTLTDSLLEDGLTDAFHGVHMGVTAEEVAKKYNISRADQDELAVESQRRTKLSYEKKLFSKEIVPVEVPDKKNKIIVTNDEFPKPDTTLEGLAKLKPIFKTDGTVTPGNASGINDGASAVCLMSLQEAERRNIKPLARIVAVAQTGIEPLVMGLGPITAVNLVLKKANWSKDDVDLYELNEAFAAQAIAVQRELGVSPEKINVNGGAISLGHPIGASGNRVLVTLLYALEQRNAKKGVASLCIGGGMGIAIAVERL